In a genomic window of Rhododendron vialii isolate Sample 1 chromosome 12a, ASM3025357v1:
- the LOC131311029 gene encoding uncharacterized protein LOC131311029 isoform X2, with protein sequence MDADERVTALKKAYADIILNTAKEAAARIMVSERKAVGFQHELNVAKEQALQTLLRLKQMMDSKINEAEMTSLSQRQKIEELEAQLEEAEDIVKDVREELREVQAELERVRNSKLQQMDENDTVAEEQTSQANKLFTSQSVTPPPAKSQLLPSTTSDTKNSAFYQKNELYECYTVNDSCISNSHISKPDLPSTSEDNRLNTSRSILSTHPGSGLNSLTASGVKNSASNQRNEVSKGYGNSNGFPMGSLNIRKPEVPSVILRSNEPTPYRNRRTQRILAFEEKLMAGELAFSETMNDMNYVTSGREDGEESEDEGTCKTSIKKKKVVRGVKGRNQVLKVKSFQHKRKRATRYKKIETLSSRNLSNEVIKSDRTISCAETISVNISAQSCGDPSTMAPRPSADKENEDPPLGSTKIAELDAQLDKAVKVENLTNKDKASIDQLQLTRHERGFADSLGVMICGVDVEQVDVPVVNSQAKMSDLNDEIPSQHELGSRVIKITFQRKRKRESMVNGNASLVESILLEKATEKQNVMLETEMSSSN encoded by the exons ATGGACGCCGACGAG AGAGTGACGGCGTTGAAGAAGGCGTACGCCGACATAATTCTGAACACGGCGAAAGAGGCGGCGGCTCGGATAATGGTGTCGGAGAGAAAAGCTGTTGGCTTTCAGCACGAGCTCAATGTCGCCAAAGAACAGGCGCTTCAGACGCTCCTGCGTTTGAAACAAATGATGGATTCGAAG ATCAATGAAGCAGAGATGACATCCTTAAGTCAACGCCAAAAGATTGAAGAACTTGAAGCACAACTCGAGGAAGCTGAGGACATAGTAAAAGACGTCAGAGAAGAGTTGAGAGAAGTGCAGGCTGAACTGGAAAGGGTGAGAAACAGCAAGTTACAGCAAATGGATGAAAATGATACTGTTGCCGAAGAACAAACATCTCAAGCTAACAAATTATTTACTTCTCAGTCGGTTACACCCCCTCCTGCAAAATCACAACTTCTACCTTCCACAACTTCCGACACGAAGAATTCAGCTTTCTATCAGAAAAATGAGTTGTATGAGTGCTACACTGTCAATGACTCTTGTATCTCGAATTCCCATATTAGTAAACCTGATCTTCCCTCTACCTCGGAGGATAACAGACTAAATACTTCTCGGTCTATTTTATCCACTCATCCGGGTTCAGGACTCAATTCTCTCACGGCTTCTGGTGTCAAGAATTCAGCTTCCAATCAGAGGAACGAGGTCTCTAAGGGCTATGGTAATTCAAATGGGTTTCCAATGGGTAGCTTGAACATTAGGAAACCTGAGGTTCCCTCTGTGATACTAAGAAGCAACGAGCCTACACCATACAGAAACCGTCGTACCCAGAGAATACTTGCGTTTGAAGAGAAACTGATGGCCGGAGAATTGGCTTTTTCTGAAACAATGAATGACATGAATTACGTAACAAGTGGAAGAGAAGAtggagaagaatcagaagatgAAGGGACATGTAAAACatcaataaagaagaaaaaggtggTGCGGGGTGTTAAGGGTCGGAACCAAGTTCTGAAAGTTAAGTCTTTCCAGCATAAAAGGAAAAGAGCTACGAGATATAAGAAAATTGAAACCCTCTCATCTAGAAATCTCTCTAATGAGGTCATCAAGAGCGATCGAACTATATCTTGTGCAGAGACAATTTCTGTCAATATCTCTGCTCAATCTTGTGGAGACCCTTCTACCATGGCCCCACGACCATCAGCAGATAAAGAAAATGAGGACCCTCCTTTAGGCTCTACAAAAATTGCCGAACTTGATGCACAGTTGGATAAAGCTGTTAAAGTTGAAAATCTTACAAACAAGGACAAGGCATCAATAGATCAATTACAGTTGACGAGGCACGAAAGAGGATTTGCAGACAGTTTAGGGGTTATGATTTGTGGAGTGGATGTTGAGCAAGTTGATGTACCAGTAGTAAACTCACAGGCAAAGATGTCTGACttaaatgatgagattcctagCCAACATGAACTTGGTAGTAGGGTTATCAAGATCACATTCCAAAGGAAACGGAAGAGAGAGTCTATGGTTAACGGGAATGCCTCTCTTGTAGAGAGTATTCTATTAGAAAAGGCAACAGAGAAACAAAATGTGATGCTGGAGACGGAGATGTCTAGCTCTAATTGA
- the LOC131309627 gene encoding uncharacterized protein LOC131309627 yields the protein MTDEIIQKYALKGRVPSAFILYNNETIANLKDAGTLITNQTKRDIGEQWKNLSNEHKQKYKDLAKLAKEELTKHKAVLPPKPKKKKIQNSISLKSIVRIVQKLSPDQRRAIQLIGLGGILELRCTALNHPLCNWLVHKFDLVSRSLTVHGRTFLLTDSHVHECLGINAQGNLIELEGNTSVEFSEVYKNLGMTNGVVQLKELREYLEKTEEVDDVFKRKFAFDVAAMPNQNWANLTLDFLCKGILDQRNKDHTQPSGCLFLLVVFYLDRVSPRATVMPYVRKFPSLLAWGDSEIKSVLHRFDQIGGYDREGVVVHFTLEEKTSGNECGVSQISTGDVTVMTNTLATIAGLLLRQNILMAKHLGSETPSKLQPQMGQEMDLNNVHLQGEFSALLAGVHACQL from the exons ATGACAGACGAGATCATTCAGAAGTATGCTTTGAAAGGAAGGGTGCCATCGGCCTTCATTCTATATAA CAATGAAACCATAGCCAATCTAAAAGATGCTGGTACCTTAATAACAAATCag ACGAAGAGGGACATTGGTGAGCAATGGAAAAACCTGTCGAACGAACACAAGCAAAAGTACAAAGATTTGGCTAAGTTGGCCAAAGAGGAACTCACCAAGCATAAAGCTGTACTTccgccaaaacccaaaaaa AAAAAGATACAGAACAGTATTTCCTTAAAGTCCATCGTTAGAATAGTACAAAAGTTAAGCCCAGATCAACGCCGTGCTATTCAGCTTATTGGGTTGGGTGGAATATTAGAATTGAGGTGTACAGCTCTTAACCATCCGCTATGTAATTGGTTGGTGCATAAATTTGATCTTGTTTCTCGTTCACTTACTGTTCATGGGCGGACATTCCTTCTCACTGATTCCCATGTTCATGAGTGCTTGGGCATTAATGCACAAGGCAACCTTATTGAGTTGGAGGGAAATACGTCGGTAGAATTTTCAGAAGTTTATAAAAACCTTGGAATGACGAATGGGGTAGTCCAACTGAAAGAGTTGAGAGAGTACTTGGAGAAAACGGAGGAAGTAGATGATGTTTTCAAAAGGAAATTTGCCTT TGATGTTGCGGCAATGCCCAATCAGAATTGGGCGAACTTGACCTTAGACTTCTTATGCAAGGGTATACTGGACCAACGCAATAAGGATCATACACAACCAAGCGGGTGCCTATTCCTCCTGGTG GTTTTCTACTTGGATCGTGTCTCTCCAAGGGCTACAGTTATGCCTTATGTTCGAAAATTCCCTTCTTTGCTTGCTTGGGGTGATTCTGAAATTAAGAGTGTCTTGCATCGGTTTGACCAAATTGGAGGTTATGACAGGGAGGGGGTGGTGGTTCATTTTACACTGGAGGAAAAAACAAGTGGCAATGAATGCGGTGTGTCCCAAATTTCAACTGGAGATGTAACTGTGATGACAAATACTCTTGCAACTATAGCAGGTCTTTTGTTGCGTCAAAATATATTAATGGCGAAGCACCTTGGCTCTGAAACGCCTTCTAAGCTGCAACCACAAATGGG
- the LOC131311029 gene encoding uncharacterized protein LOC131311029 isoform X1, producing MDADERVTALKKAYADIILNTAKEAAARIMVSERKAVGFQHELNVAKEQALQTLLRLKQMMDSKGGEAGVTCLSQQKMIEDLEARLREAEDTINEAEMTSLSQRQKIEELEAQLEEAEDIVKDVREELREVQAELERVRNSKLQQMDENDTVAEEQTSQANKLFTSQSVTPPPAKSQLLPSTTSDTKNSAFYQKNELYECYTVNDSCISNSHISKPDLPSTSEDNRLNTSRSILSTHPGSGLNSLTASGVKNSASNQRNEVSKGYGNSNGFPMGSLNIRKPEVPSVILRSNEPTPYRNRRTQRILAFEEKLMAGELAFSETMNDMNYVTSGREDGEESEDEGTCKTSIKKKKVVRGVKGRNQVLKVKSFQHKRKRATRYKKIETLSSRNLSNEVIKSDRTISCAETISVNISAQSCGDPSTMAPRPSADKENEDPPLGSTKIAELDAQLDKAVKVENLTNKDKASIDQLQLTRHERGFADSLGVMICGVDVEQVDVPVVNSQAKMSDLNDEIPSQHELGSRVIKITFQRKRKRESMVNGNASLVESILLEKATEKQNVMLETEMSSSN from the exons ATGGACGCCGACGAG AGAGTGACGGCGTTGAAGAAGGCGTACGCCGACATAATTCTGAACACGGCGAAAGAGGCGGCGGCTCGGATAATGGTGTCGGAGAGAAAAGCTGTTGGCTTTCAGCACGAGCTCAATGTCGCCAAAGAACAGGCGCTTCAGACGCTCCTGCGTTTGAAACAAATGATGGATTCGAAG GGCGGTGAAGCAGGGGTGACCTGCTTGAGTCAGCAGAAAATGATTGAAGACCTCGAAGCACGACTTCGGGAAGCCGAGGATACA ATCAATGAAGCAGAGATGACATCCTTAAGTCAACGCCAAAAGATTGAAGAACTTGAAGCACAACTCGAGGAAGCTGAGGACATAGTAAAAGACGTCAGAGAAGAGTTGAGAGAAGTGCAGGCTGAACTGGAAAGGGTGAGAAACAGCAAGTTACAGCAAATGGATGAAAATGATACTGTTGCCGAAGAACAAACATCTCAAGCTAACAAATTATTTACTTCTCAGTCGGTTACACCCCCTCCTGCAAAATCACAACTTCTACCTTCCACAACTTCCGACACGAAGAATTCAGCTTTCTATCAGAAAAATGAGTTGTATGAGTGCTACACTGTCAATGACTCTTGTATCTCGAATTCCCATATTAGTAAACCTGATCTTCCCTCTACCTCGGAGGATAACAGACTAAATACTTCTCGGTCTATTTTATCCACTCATCCGGGTTCAGGACTCAATTCTCTCACGGCTTCTGGTGTCAAGAATTCAGCTTCCAATCAGAGGAACGAGGTCTCTAAGGGCTATGGTAATTCAAATGGGTTTCCAATGGGTAGCTTGAACATTAGGAAACCTGAGGTTCCCTCTGTGATACTAAGAAGCAACGAGCCTACACCATACAGAAACCGTCGTACCCAGAGAATACTTGCGTTTGAAGAGAAACTGATGGCCGGAGAATTGGCTTTTTCTGAAACAATGAATGACATGAATTACGTAACAAGTGGAAGAGAAGAtggagaagaatcagaagatgAAGGGACATGTAAAACatcaataaagaagaaaaaggtggTGCGGGGTGTTAAGGGTCGGAACCAAGTTCTGAAAGTTAAGTCTTTCCAGCATAAAAGGAAAAGAGCTACGAGATATAAGAAAATTGAAACCCTCTCATCTAGAAATCTCTCTAATGAGGTCATCAAGAGCGATCGAACTATATCTTGTGCAGAGACAATTTCTGTCAATATCTCTGCTCAATCTTGTGGAGACCCTTCTACCATGGCCCCACGACCATCAGCAGATAAAGAAAATGAGGACCCTCCTTTAGGCTCTACAAAAATTGCCGAACTTGATGCACAGTTGGATAAAGCTGTTAAAGTTGAAAATCTTACAAACAAGGACAAGGCATCAATAGATCAATTACAGTTGACGAGGCACGAAAGAGGATTTGCAGACAGTTTAGGGGTTATGATTTGTGGAGTGGATGTTGAGCAAGTTGATGTACCAGTAGTAAACTCACAGGCAAAGATGTCTGACttaaatgatgagattcctagCCAACATGAACTTGGTAGTAGGGTTATCAAGATCACATTCCAAAGGAAACGGAAGAGAGAGTCTATGGTTAACGGGAATGCCTCTCTTGTAGAGAGTATTCTATTAGAAAAGGCAACAGAGAAACAAAATGTGATGCTGGAGACGGAGATGTCTAGCTCTAATTGA
- the LOC131311016 gene encoding TORTIFOLIA1-like protein 4 translates to MAVTKESTRDLNHRVLTCLHKLSDRDTHSAAASELESIAKTLPPASLPPFLSSISATDTSDKSPVRAQCLRLISLLSASHGDALSPHLSKLLSSVLRRLRDPDSSVRSACVHAASSISSHITKPPFNSIAKPILESLVTEQEVNSQTGAALCLAAAIDGSPDPEPAYLKKLLPRLEKLVRCEGFKAKAAVLRVIGSVIGAGGASSQQTVRSLVPCLVEVIGKSDDWAARKAAAEALVKLAVVEGEMLTEFKASCLKTFEAKRFDKVKIVRETMNQLVEVWKEIPDFSDEISSSPEQQSSPKEDASDRRSPHRPKTSVPSRAPQMRKNSMPTNKPSLPDSIATPACEISPLDSRDMKSGPAIFRKLDKQKPTGSKIKIAAAHTPSTMVDSGDDSESRDEKGDNARRGFANPKEKRAPLKRNGDNKMLKFGGVRAGCQVAPCYEESSGSTVVVGNVPEDVYREQKEYEDLSLIRTQLLNIENQQSSLLDLLQKFMGSSQNGMLSLETRVQGLELALDEISYDLAMSAGRMSKVDSAGSTCCKLPGAEFLSPKFWRRTEPRNSTSHFSPSRDTHPIAAPPNIANNSRHSGTFKLETRRLGLQRGHGFVVNPLAEIQSTSHGISEVSSNRGLTNVRNAI, encoded by the exons ATGGCAGTTACCAAGGAGTCAACTCGGGACCTAAACCACCGCGTCCTGACCTGCCTCCACAAGCTCTCCGACCGCGACACCCACTCCGCCGCCGCCTCCGAGCTCGAATCCATCGCCAAGACCCTCCCCCCTGCCTCCCTCCCCCCCTTCCTCTCCTCCATCTCCGCCACCGACACCTCCGACAAGTCCCCCGTCCGCGCCCAATGCCTCCGCCTCATCTCCCTCCTCTCCGCCTCCCACGGTGACGCCCTCTCCCCCCACCTCTCCAAGCTCCTCTCCTCCGTCCTCCGCCGCCTCCGCGACCCCGACTCCTCCGTCCGGTCGGCATGCGTCCACGCCGCCTCCTCCATCTCCTCGCACATTACCAAGCCCCCGTTCAACTCCATCGCGAAACCAATACTTGAGTCTCTCGTCACTGAACAG GAGGTGAATTCTCAGACAGGCGCCGCGCTTTGTCTGGCGGCGGCGATCGACGGATCGCCGGATCCGGAGCCGGCGTACTTGAAGAAGCTGTTGCCGAGGCTGGAGAAGTTGGTTAGGTGCGAGGGGTTCAAGGCAAAAGCGGCGGTCTTGAGGGTTATTGGGAGTGTGATTGGAGCGGGGGGTGCTTCGAGTCAGCAGACGGTGAGGAGTTTGGTGCCGTGTTTGGTTGAGGTTATCGGAAAAAGCGACGATTGGGCGGCGAGGAAAGCGGCGGCGGAGGCGCTGGTGAAGTTGGCGGTGGTGGAAGGGGAAATGTTGACGGAGTTTAAGGCGTCGTGTTTGAAGACGTTCGAGGCAAAAAGATTCGATAAG GTGAAGATTGTGAGGGAGACTATGAATCAGTTGGTGGAGGTTTGGAAGGAGATTCCTGACTTTTCAGATGAGATCTCATCTTCACCTGAACAACAATCTTCGCCCAAAG AGGATGCAAGCGATAGGCGATCTCCACATCGACCCAAAACTTCTGTCCCGTCTAGAGCTCCTCAAATGAGGAAGAACAGCATGCCAACTAACAAGCCTTCTTTACCTGATTCAATCGCGACTCCCGCCTGTGAAATAAGCCCTCTTGATAGTAGAGACATGAAATCAGGCCCAGCAATCTTTCGGAAGCTGGATAAGCAAAAGCCCACCGGTTCGAAAATCAAAATTGCTGCCGCTCATACTCCATCCACAATGGTGGATTCTGGGGATGATTCTGAGAGTAGAGATGAGAAAGGTGATAACGCGAGACGTGGATTTGCAAATCCAAAAGAGAAAAGGGCTCCCTTGAAAAGGAATGGGGATAACAAGATGCTTAAATTCGGTGGTGTTAGAGCCGGATGTCAAGTGGCTCCGTGTTATGAGGAGAGCTCAGGATCCACCGTTGTAGTTGGTAATGTTCCCGAGGATGTGTACAGAGAGCAGAAAGAGTATGAGGATCTATCTTTGATCCGCACGCAGCTTCTTAATATAGAAAACCAGCAATCCAGCTTGTTGGATCTCCTGCAG AAATTCATGGGGAGCTCTCAAAACGGAATGCTCTCTCTGGAGACACGCGTACAGGGATTGGAGCTGGCACTGGATGAGATCTCATACGACTTAGCTATGTCAGCTGGAAGAATGTCGAAGGTTGACTCTGCAGGATCCACCTGCTGTAAACTACCTGGTGCAGAATTTTTGAGTCCGAAGTTCTGGAGGAGAACAGAACCACGAAATTCAACCTCACACTTCTCTCCTTCTAGAGACACGCACCCAATCGCTGCCCCACCCAACATAGCCAATAATAGTCGCCATTCGGGAACGTTTAAGCTGGAAACCAGAAGATTGGGGCTACAACGCGGTCATGGATTTGTTGTGAACCCTTTGGCTGAGATTCAGAGCACGTCCCATGGGATTTCAGAGGTTTCCTCTAATAGAGGTTTGACGAATGTTCGAAATGCCATATGA